A single region of the Anaerococcus urinomassiliensis genome encodes:
- a CDS encoding IS3 family transposase — MEKYIKWYNEDRIKTKLNGMSPVMYRLHSA; from the coding sequence ATAGAAAAATATATCAAATGGTACAATGAAGATAGGATTAAGACAAAATTAAACGGAATGTCTCCTGTTATGTACAGATTACATTCCGCTTAA